In Heliangelus exortis chromosome Z, bHelExo1.hap1, whole genome shotgun sequence, a genomic segment contains:
- the LOC139790181 gene encoding sperm-associated antigen 4 protein-like, producing MEQIQKMDLLMAEVARLKAEFKHVKEEVEQAVSWVHSEHYKKSDWALKSSGATIDIHLSSETYNTKQDNFFCGDGRFCHSPNPPDTILQEDVSIGKCWPFQGQQGQVVIRLPARVHLTSITLQHNVDEASPSGMVISAPQDVSAYGLEENGEKEILLAKFTYDVAGTSIQTFPLKDAPFPTAFSLIKLIVMSNWGNPAYTCIYRVTVHGKPVQERGLQ from the exons ATGGAACAAATCCAAAAGATGGACCTTCTGATGGCAGAGGTGGCTCGACTGAAGGCAGAGTTCAAGCATGTGAAGGAG GAAGTGGAGCAGGCAGTGTCCTGGGTGCATTCGGAACACTACAAGAAGTCTGACTGGGCCCTGAAGAGCTCTG GTGCCACCATCGACATCCACTTAAGTTCTGAGACCTATAACACCaaacaagataattttttctgtGGGGATGGAAGATTCTGCCACAGTCCCAATCCTCCGGATACTATTTTGCAG GAGGATGTTTCCATAGGAAAGTGCTGGCCTTTCCAAGGGCAGCAGGGTCAGGTTGTCATCAGGTTGCCAGCGCGAGTCCACCTGACGTCCATCACGTTGCAGCACAATGTGGATGAAGCCTCTCCTTCTGGGATGGTCATCAGTGCCCCCCAAGATGTCTCTGCCTAT ggactggaggagaatggagagaaagaaatcctgCTGGCTAAATTCACATATGACGTGGCAGGAACCAGTATTCAGACCTTCCCTCTCAAG GATGCGCCATTTCCCACAGCCTTCTCACTCATAAAGCTTATTGTCATGAGCAACTGGGGAAACCCAGCATACACCTGCATTTATCGAGTGACGGTGCATGGGAAGCCTGTTCAGGAAAGGGGCCTTCAGTAG